Proteins found in one Populus alba chromosome 14, ASM523922v2, whole genome shotgun sequence genomic segment:
- the LOC118036863 gene encoding LOW QUALITY PROTEIN: exocyst complex component EXO70I-like (The sequence of the model RefSeq protein was modified relative to this genomic sequence to represent the inferred CDS: inserted 1 base in 1 codon), translating to MALREEDSLISELNLACSDLKTLLQASSKIEDTLEKMDKKFDVIDESLSTSSRRVAPLHSLAMAAKALETRINRAVSPALALLDSFKLCESLQQKLLEVSSQLSADKNPKKRLKLLFKLVDCVDKLNAVVNTISEGGERVIQKLQEVVEFLSRTKATDQYRAYRLRETLVTLKVLYQTEIDAMKFDGLLDEALLNLQDEHESILQKLKHHNIDESXGDNKPDMADSDLGTELEIEVLRQISETLAVNDCLDICIDIYVKVRYVRAAKALMRLNPDYLKTYTPEEIDEMEWGTLETAISLWIQHFELALRTVFVSEKKLSNQILGGILDGAVWLECFVKIADKIMAVFFRFGEGVARSNKEPQKLFKLLDMFDSLEKLKTEFSEIFEGEAGADICTRFRELEKLLVHSSSKVFWEFGLQIEDNSDGFPPPQDGSVPKLVRYAINYLKYLASETYSAPMAKVLLTEKTWKAGILSKPEPEENLLRDAIINIMEALQRNVESKKLRYKDRILPQVFAMNTYWYIYMRTRNTELGKLLGEQYLKMNYKVVAEESAYMYQMQAWKPLVRLLDKEELKRENKSENEDTRALIREKMEGFLKGVSEVSQRHRSGSYTIHDVDLREQIKEATVKLVVPAYIEFLNAYSSALPSKSYVKPEAVHGLFNQIFNGSHGKLKRRDSKHRTRGGTSSSFDVESKDLRRLGSYTSDM from the exons CAAAAGCCCTTGAAACCAGAATCAATAGAGCTGTCTCTCCTGCCCTTGCCCTCCTTGACAGCTTCAAGCTCTGTGAGTCTCTCCAACAGAAGCTCCTCGAAGTTTCCTCCCAATTATCTGCAGATAAAAATCCTAAGAAACGGCTAAAGCTCTTGTTTAAACTTGTTGATTGTGTTGATAAGCTAAATGCAGTCGTAAACACAATTAGTGAAGGTGGTGAGCGAGTGATTCAAAAGCTGCAAGAGGTGGTGGAATTCTTGAGCAGGACCAAAGCCACGGATCAGTACAGGGCGTATAGATTAAGAGAGACTTTGGTCACACTCAAGGTTCTTTACCAGACAGAGATTGATGCAATGAAGTTTGATGGGTTGCTTGACGAGGCTTTACTCAATTTGCAAGATGAGCATGAGAGCATACTGCAGAAACTGAAGCACCATAATATTGATGAAT CAGGGGATAATAAACCTGACATGGCTGATTCTGATCTGGGAACAGAGCTGGAGATTGAAGTCCTCAGACAAATTTCGGAAACTCTAGCTGTCAATGATTGTCTGGACATATGCATTGATATCTACGTCAAG GTGAGATATGTAAGAGCAGCGAAAGCATTGATGCGGCTAAACCCAGATTACTTGAAGACATACACTCCTGAAGAAATTGATGAAATGGAGTGGGGCACTTTAGAGACAGCGATAAGCCTTTGGATTCAACATTTTGAACTTGCATTGAGAACAGTATTTGTGTCCGAAAAGAAGCTTTCAAACCAAATCCTGGGAGGGATTTTGGATGGAGCTGTCTGGCTAGAATGCTTTGTCAAGATTGCAGATAAAATCATGGCAGTCTTCTTTCGATTTGGAGAAGGTGTTGCAAGGAGCAATAAAGAGCCCCAGAAGCTTTTTAAGCTCTTAGACATGTTTGACTCCTTAGAAAAGCTTAAAACGGAGTTCTCTGAGATTTTTGAAGGCGAAGCTGGTGCTGATATATGTACAAGATTTAGGGAACTAGAAAAACTCCTCGTCCATTCTTCAAGCAAAGTGTTTTGGGAGTTTGGTCTCCAAATTGAAGACAATTCAGATGGTTTCCCTCCACCACAAGATGGTTCAGTCCCAAAACTTGTAAGATACGCCATTAACTATCTTAAATACCTTGCCTCAGAAACTTATAGTGCTCCTATGGCCAAAGTTCTTCTCACAGAAAAAACATGGAAAGCTGGAATTTTATCGAAACCTGAACCTGAAGAGAACTTACTCAGAGATGCAATTATCAACATCATGGAGGCACTTCAAAGGAATGTCGAATCGAAAAAACTGCGTTACAAGGACAGAATCCTGCCCCAAGTATTTGCCATGAACACATATTGGTACATTTACATGAGAACAAGAAACACGGAACTTGGGAAGCTATTAGGAGAGCAGTACTTGAAAATGAATTACAAGGTTGTTGCCGAGGAATCAGCTTACATGTATCAAATGCAAGCTTGGAAACCTCTTGTGAGATTGCTTGACAAGGAAgaattgaaaagagaaaacaaaagtgaaaatGAGGATACGAGGGCTTTGATCAGAGAGAAAATGGAAGGTTTCTTGAAGGGCGTTAGCGAGGTTTCACAAAGGCATAGATCAGGGTCTTACACAATTCATGATGTTGATCTGAGAGAGCAGATCAAAGAAGCCACTGTGAAGCTAGTGGTTCCTGCTTACATTGAGTTCTTGAATGCTTATTCAAGTGCTTTGCCATCTAAATCATATGTTAAACCTGAGGCAGTCCACGGATTGTTCAATCAGATTTTCAACGGCAGCCATGGCAAATTGAAGCGTCGTGATTCAAAGCACCGGACACGTGGAGGGACTTCATCTTCCTTCGACGTTGAGAGCAAGGATTTGAGAAGGTTAGGGTCGTATACTAGCGACATGTAG
- the LOC118036878 gene encoding LIM domain-containing protein WLIM1 has product MAFAGTTQKCMACDKTVYLVDKLTADNRAYHKACFRCHHCKGTLKLGNYNSFEGVLYCRPHFDQLFKRTGSLDKSFEGTPKIVKPEKPVDGEKPVSTKVSTMFAGTREKCFGCKNTVYPTEKVSVNGTPYHKSCFKCIHGGCTISPSNYIAHEGRLYCKHHHNQLIKEKGNLSQLEGDIEKDSMNNKTNGREVAAES; this is encoded by the exons ATGGCATTTGCAGGAACAACCCAGAAGTGTATGGCATGTGACAAGACTGTCTATCTTGTCGACAAGTTGACAGCCGACAACCGTGCGTACCATAAGGCTTGCTTCCGATGCCATCATTGCAAAGGAACCCTCAAG CTTGGCAACTACAATTCCTTTGAAGGGGTGCTCTACTGCAGGCCGCATTTTGATCAACTGTTCAAAAGAACTGGCAGTCTTGACAAAAGCTTTGAGg GGACACCAAAAATTGTAAAGCCAGAGAAACCTGTTGATGGTGAG AAACCTGTGTCAACTAAAGTCTCGACCATGTTCGCTGGAACCAGAGAAAAGTGTTTCGGCTGCAAGAACACAGTCTATCCAACTGAGAAG GTTTCGGTGAATGGAACTCCTTACCACAAGAGCTGCTTCAAATGCATCCACGGAGGATGTACAATTAGCCCATCAAACTACATTGCACATGAAGGTCGCCTCTACTGCAAACACCACCACAACCAACTTATCAAGGAAAAGGGAAACTTGAGCCAACTTGAGGGTGATATTGAGAAGGACTCCATGAACAACAAAACTAATGGAAGAGAAGTTGCAGCCGAGTCATAA